The proteins below are encoded in one region of bacterium:
- a CDS encoding sugar transferase: MVRDKEIFLIRLMKLSDAVAIIIAFGAAFFITMGFRQYMDLGPMAFAPDMTLNGAFYFLRNHLWLVLISVPAWVWLMSADGVYMNFRTKPFVEIMWRVFRTGLLSIVVMGSGIFLLKMTLTSRFYVGVFAVTAFFFLGFEKAFWRWILDYSFNQGYNLVNMLIVGTGPRAQKFIKSVHDHAKWGLKIVGLVDDDPKLLGTSVMGYEVIGRIRDIPRILRESVIDRVIFVVPRLWLNRVEDAIHHCEDEGVVTAITVDLFEPKVARLRLSDFAGIPLILLQTTVAEEWQLFLKRVLDITVSSLSLIILSPVFFFTAAVIKLSSKGPVFYKQIRCGQNGRRFVLYKFRSMIVGAEMRKRKLQEQNEMKGPVFKMKRDPRVTPFGRFMRRLSIDELPQLLNVLRGDMSLVGPRPPLPAEVELYEVWHRRRLSMKPGLTCIWQVSGRNKIDFERWMEMDMKYIDNFSLWLDFKILIRTVFVVLTGYGAV; the protein is encoded by the coding sequence ATGGTAAGAGATAAGGAAATTTTTCTTATAAGATTAATGAAGCTTTCTGATGCTGTTGCAATTATAATAGCTTTCGGAGCTGCATTTTTTATAACCATGGGATTCAGGCAGTACATGGATTTAGGGCCAATGGCATTCGCCCCTGACATGACTTTGAATGGTGCATTTTATTTTTTAAGAAATCATCTCTGGCTTGTGCTTATATCCGTTCCTGCCTGGGTATGGCTTATGTCTGCTGACGGCGTTTATATGAATTTTCGTACTAAGCCATTTGTAGAAATAATGTGGAGGGTATTTCGTACGGGGCTGCTCTCCATTGTAGTAATGGGCAGCGGAATATTCCTTTTAAAGATGACTCTTACAAGCAGGTTTTATGTAGGAGTTTTTGCAGTTACAGCTTTCTTTTTTCTGGGATTTGAAAAAGCATTTTGGCGCTGGATACTTGACTACTCATTCAACCAGGGTTATAATCTTGTAAATATGCTTATTGTAGGTACCGGCCCGAGAGCGCAGAAATTTATTAAAAGTGTTCACGATCACGCCAAGTGGGGGCTGAAGATTGTCGGGCTTGTTGATGATGACCCTAAACTGCTCGGAACGAGTGTAATGGGTTATGAGGTAATAGGGCGAATAAGAGATATTCCGAGGATTTTAAGAGAATCTGTGATTGACAGGGTTATTTTTGTTGTGCCGAGATTATGGCTCAATCGGGTTGAAGATGCGATTCATCATTGTGAAGATGAAGGGGTTGTAACAGCAATTACGGTTGATCTGTTTGAACCTAAGGTTGCAAGGCTCAGATTATCTGATTTTGCAGGGATACCCCTTATATTGCTGCAAACCACAGTTGCTGAAGAGTGGCAGCTTTTTTTAAAACGGGTTTTGGATATTACAGTCTCTTCTTTATCATTGATTATTCTGTCCCCTGTATTTTTTTTCACTGCAGCAGTGATCAAGTTGAGCTCTAAAGGGCCTGTGTTTTATAAACAGATCAGATGCGGCCAGAACGGCAGGAGATTTGTGCTTTATAAATTTCGTTCCATGATTGTAGGTGCGGAAATGAGAAAGAGAAAACTGCAGGAACAGAATGAGATGAAGGGCCCTGTTTTTAAAATGAAGAGAGACCCGAGAGTAACACCTTTTGGAAGATTTATGCGCAGGCTGAGTATTGATGAACTCCCGCAGCTTTTAAATGTACTTAGAGGAGATATGAGCCTTGTAGGCCCGCGGCCGCCTCTGCCTGCAGAAGTTGAGCTTTATGAAGTGTGGCACAGAAGGCGTCTGAGTATGAAACCCGGCTTAACATGTATATGGCAGGTGAGCGGCAGAAATAAGATAGATTTTGAGAGATGGATGGAAATGGATATGAAGTATATAGACAATTTCTCTCTGTGGCTCGATTTTAAAATACTTATTCGTACCGTGTTTGTAGTGCTTACAGGGTACGGGGCAGTGTGA